A genomic region of Maniola hyperantus chromosome 5, iAphHyp1.2, whole genome shotgun sequence contains the following coding sequences:
- the LOC117982104 gene encoding uncharacterized protein, with protein sequence MFSKTILVVLGCIIAGILAAPADVPPEKLQPTVIPIVAQSEELEPNGTYKFSYETGNGIVREETAYEKILPRARDASSSEGGEDDDGDNNEIHVQRGSYSYTAPDGTLISVSYIADENGFQPIGDHLPRSPVLVPASNSVEKSGRALKIADSAESASAPAEAKEIPIESTKKETKPEATPVAISEKAKSVSVDEAKPESAPVPVEEAKTETIPASPIEDNKLEPVSTPAIEQNEITSSPAAVNQEGKSDTDVSTTEQAVEVKSTVTEAGLQTTEATSTIAEVSSTELSEATSTTVEVSTEAASTAASAQSTTESEQTSTASADQAPISIPQSTTSNEQLSSTSAPESANSGEVVGSSISTDAVNQSSTEEARQSSLNAPESTPTEQSSSATTA encoded by the exons ATGTTTTCGAAAACTATCCTAGTGGTATTGGGTTGCATTATTGCAGGAATACTTGCCGCGCCAGCCGATGTACCTCCGGAAAAGTTGCAACCCACTGTTATCCCGATAGTGGCACAATCTGAGGAGTTAGAACCCAATGGAACTTATAAATTCAG CTATGAAACTGGCAATGGGATTGTTCGGGAGGAGACAGCgtatgaaaaaatattaccCAGGGCACGTGACGCAAGCAGTAGTGAAGGGGGTGAAGATGACGACGGTGACAACAATGAGATTCATGTACAGCGCGGATCTTACTCCTACACAGCCCCCGATGGAACTCTAATTAGTGTGAG TTACATTGCGGATGAAAATGGATTCCAGCCAATTGGCGATCACCTTCCAAGATCTCCAGTTCTAGTTCCAGCTTCAAATTCAGTTGAAAAATCAGGTCGAGCCCTAAAAATAGCTGACAGTGCGGAATCTGCATCAGCTCCAGCTGAAGCTAAAGAGATACCTATTGAGTCTACTAAAAAAGAAACGAAACCAGAGGCTACTCCTGTTGCAATATCTGAAAAAGCGAAATCTGTATCAGTCGATGAAGCAAAACCCGAATCTGCACCAGTTCCAGTTGAAGAAGCTAAGACTGAAACTATTCCTGCGTCACCTATTGAAGATAATAAACTAGAGCCCGTTTCTACTCCTGCCATAGAACAAAATGAGATTACCTCTTCACCCGCCGCAGTTAACCAGGAAGGTAAGTCTGATACGGATGTGTCAACCACTGAACAAGCTGTAGAAGTTAAATCAACGGTGACTGAGGCTGGACTGCAAACAACAGAAGCCACATCTACCATTGCAGAAGTTAGTTCAACTGAACTTAGTGAAGCAACGTCAACGACTGTAGAAGTGAGTACTGAAGCAGCTTCAACAGCGGCATCTGCTCAGTCAACAACTGAATCTGAGCAGACGTCCACCGCTTCAGCAGATCAGGCTCCTATTTCTATACCACAATCAACCACTTCTAATGAACAGCTATCTTCTACTTCAGCTCCTGAGTCAGCGAATTCAGGTGAAGTCGTCGGATCGTCAATATCTACGGATGCTGTTAATCAATCTTCTACGGAAGAGGCTAGGCAATCTTCATTAAATGCCCCTGAATCTACTCCGACTGAACAGTCAAGCTCTGCAACCACAGCTTAA
- the LOC117982105 gene encoding endocuticle structural glycoprotein SgAbd-1-like, with amino-acid sequence MQVIGQLILLIFSVTGTISEQQNGWIDTGNNSPEMSRSFLNYNHPPLFALDDTDPEEIEVRKVRDTTENSDNPVTNNPLQPNNDRGNNIRSGTYVKSSLPEKIPVVVIYDQEPISQRDNNKSNSAVVKPKRRKQPKNPRPLNNEKKPEVIPVEKKVIPEVTEVVTEKIPSTSPSPRTIVPKTFTKRPPEDNPVFKKGGQRDPAVKIVEETNFVFSHSGNFHYSFEGGDGTKVSSQGELKSFDNNTTGEAVVGSVFYKDDEGNDVNLSYTADEHGYRPHGAHLPTPPPIPPAIARALKYLATATTPEPVTKPTKKYE; translated from the exons ATGCAAGTTATAGGACAGCTTATACTTTTGATATTTTCAGTTACAGGGACGATAAGTGAACAGCAAAATGGCTGGATTGACACCGGAAATAACTCACCAGAAATGAGCAGATCCTTCCTAAATTATAATCACCCTCCTCTATTTGCTTTGGACGACACTGATCCGGAAGAAATAGAAGTCAGAAAAGTACGTGATACTACAGAAAATTCTGATAACCCTGTAACAAATAACCCATTACAACCCAACAACGATAGAGGCAATAACATAAGAAGTGGGACTTATGTGAAAAGCTCACTTCCTGAAAAAATACCTGTTGTGGTAATATATGATCAAGAACCTATTTCACAGCGTGACAACAATAAATCAAATAGCGCTGTTGTAAAACCAAAGAGGCGTAAGCAACCAAAAAATCCACGGCCTTTAAATAATGAAAAGAAGCCTGAAGTGATCCCTGTCGAAAAGAAAGTTATACCCGAAGTTACTGAAGTAGTAACAGAAAAAATTCCAAGTACATCACCATCTCCAAGAACTATTGTGCCAAAAACATTTACTAAAAGACCACCTGAAGACAACCCTGTTTTCAAAAAGGGTGGACAACGTGATCCTGCGGTTAAAATAGTAGAAGAGACAAATTTTGTTTTCTCACACAGCGGGAACTTTCACTACAG ttttGAAGGTGGAGATGGTACAAAAGTGTCGAGTCAAGGCGAACTGAAGTCCTTTGACAACAACACAACTGGAGAAGCAGTTGTTGGTAGTGTCTTctataaa GATGACGAGGGAAATGACGTCAATCTTTCTTACACTGCAGATGAACACGGATATAGGCCTCACGGCGCCCATCTCCCAACTCCACCCCCAATTCCGCCAGCAATAGCTCGAGCCCTCAAATATCTTGCCACGGCCACAACACCGGAGCCTGTTACAAAGCCTACCAAAAAATACGAGTAG